ACTGCTTTTGATTGTGGCAAAACTTTAAAAATAGGCTGGTTTATTACTTTTTCAGCTTCGATACCCATTAACTGAATCATTTGTGTATTTGCAATTTCCACAATATGATCTTTGCCCCTAAATACACACATAGGCACAGGCGCCTGCATGATATTATTTATAAACCTTTCATTACTTTCCTTTAATGCTTCAGCTGCTTTTTTCTTTTCTGTAGTTTCGATTACGGTTACCAAAACACCACCTACTTCTCCATTTTCTTTTTTTATAGGACTGTAAGAAAAATCGAAATAACAATCTTCATCGAAACCATGTCTGTTCAACACCACCTTAAAATCAGGAAAACTAACCGCATTTCCGTTCATTACATCATGAAACATTGCTCCTATCGTCTCCCAGATTTCTGAGAATGTTTTTTTTGAGCTTATTCCCAAAGCATCGGGATGTTTAGACGATCCCAAAATAGGACGAAAAGCATCATTGTATAACTGCGTGTAATCATTGCCCCATGCTATATACATTCCAAAAGGATTATTGAGCACTATTGATACTGCTGTACGAAGACTTTGCGGCCATGTATCAGGATTTCCTATGGATGTTTTACTCCAGTCTTTGGAGCGAATCAATTCTCCCATTTCTCCTCCATCAGCCAAAAAATAATATTCCTGATCAGTAAAGCCCATAGAAAAAACGATTAGTATTGAAGAATAAATTGCGCTCTTGCTGGCTGTTTAAAGCTGCTTTCGGATGCTTTTGTGAGTGCACCTGAAATTACTTTTTTTAATTTTGAAAAATCACCGGGTTTACGAATATAATGAGTCGCGCCCATGTCATAGAGCAAATCGACGATTTTACTATCAAGAGACGTTGAAAAAATAATGACAGGAAGGTTTTTAAACTCCTCAATGTTCTTAATTTCTGCCAGACATTCATGTCCGTTTTTGCGTGGCATATTTAAATCCAGAAAAAGTATATCTGGTAAATTAGCTGCATTTCCCAAATGATACATAAGTTCTACTCCATCATGAACTGTTTCAAGTGTTGTAGAAAGCGGAAGCTCATCAAGTGCTTCCTTAAAAAAAATACAATCATCATCATCATCGTCAGCTAATAGAAGATTGTAAATCTGTTTGTTCATTTTTATGGAGGATAAATTAATTATTTTGATATCCATTTCTTTTCAGACCTCTATGTGTGTTTTTTAATAAATCCGAATTAAAACTTTTCATAACAGCTAAGATAAAACTAATTTTAATATCTGTAATCAATACTATAGTTATAAATTAAATCCATTTGGATAAAACACGAAAGAACTTCTTGTATTTTATCTTAAAAGTAATATTCTAAGAAGTATATTATATTTTCCAAATTTATCGTTTTTAATAAATGCTAACTACCGGTCGGAAAGTTACTTTTGTTAATCAATTAAAATGTATTAAAATTTCATCAATAAACAGTTTTACTTACAGGGATATCAGGCTTTCATGGCTGACATAAAACTATTCAACTGCGAACAAAGGTTGAAAGTTATTGTTACATCGCTGGATAACGAGGATATAGCAGGAATGAACAAAATATAGATTTTGTAAAGCATATCGCAGAAAAAGCAGGTTGGGAATTTAATATAATTGTGTCTGCAAAAATAGAATTATTACCAAGCAGGAGAAACAAAAAAGGCTATCCAAAAATTACTTTTGGACAGCCTAATTCACTTTATAATCTCAATTGAATCAAATATTACACAGTGGCAAACATCTGGATTATCTCATTCAGTTCTTGATTCATTACCAATTTTTACTCCAGGGTCCAAAGTTTTTATACGCTGGTCCTGTTAATTTTTGTCTTTCTGAATTGCCTATTTTAACTTCAGCCAGATTTTCTTTTGGAGTTTCTCTCACTGGTTGCTCGTTTTTATATGCAGGTCCCTGAAGTGATGTTTTATTATTTTCAGCATATATTTTAGTTGCCACTGTTTCGTGCTCCCAAACTTTATAATTTTTAAATGCCGGACCTTTTAAATCACTTTGTTTTACATTCGGTTTCTCCTGTGCAAATGCACCAAAAGAAATAAATAAAACCCCTAATATTAATGCTATATTTTTCATAACTATTACCGTTTATTGTTTTTTATAAATTTACAATTGGTAACAGTCTTTTAGGATTATGGGAATCTACCCAATTTGCATCCGTATTTATACGGATAAAAAACTTCTAACTTTATTATATTAAATTCATTTTTGCTGCTTTTTTAATAAGTTCGGCAGTATTTTTTACTTCTAGCTTTTTTAAAATATTAGCACGATGGGTTTCTATGGTCCGTGAGCTTACAAATAGCTGAGCCGCAATTTCTTTAGTAGTCAGTCCCTTCGAAATTAACCCTAAAACTTCGGTTTCTTTATTAGACAAAATATCCTCACTGATGCTTTGTGTTGACATAAAGTTGATCATTTTTTCAGAGATTTCAGCACTAAAATATTTTTTTCCAAGACTAACGCTTCTTATTGCCAGAATTAATTCAGATTCATCTGTATTTTTTAACAGGTAGCCGTAAGCCCCCATTTTAGCACATTTTGCGATATAATTTCCATCATTGTGCATCGAAATCACAATAGGTTTTATGTCAGAAGCAGTGTTATTTAGTTCTTTTAAAACCTGAAAACCATCCATATTGGGCATAGTGATGTCCAACAATACAATATCAGCTTCAAAGTTAGTATGGATAAGCTCCATAAACTGAATACCATCACCAACGCTTTGAACAATTTTTATATCATCATGCTTTCTGAGGAGCTCAGCAAGTCCGTTACGGAAAAGTTCATGATCGTCAGCTATTATTAATTTGATTTCTTTCATAATTCTATAGGTAACTCGATTTCAAAGGTTGTGTTTCCGGGAACTGCATTGATTACAATTGTACCATTGCAAATTTCTACACGTTCTTTAATGTTAATAATTCCTAAGCCTAATTTAACGGTATTGAGGTCAAAACCGATTCCATCATCAAAATAAAAAAGAGAAATAAACTCATCAAACTCTGAAAGTGTGATCCGGATATTTTTTGCACCAGCATGTTTTAAAGTGTTGTTAATCAGTTCCTGTGCTATTCTAAACAGATTAATTGCCTGATGATTGGTAATATTAGAATTGTCCTGTTGGGTTAAATCCTCATATTCAATAGTCACATTTGTCGATTTTTTGAGGCTTTCGATAAAATTAGTTAAGGTCACTCCAACCCCAAAATCATCTATTGAAGCAGGCATCAGGGCATTCGACATCAGCCTGATTTCAGAAATAGTTTCATCCACAATTTTTTTCATTTCTGCTTTTTTCAGTTCATTTTTGACCCTGTTTTCAATGTAGTATTTTAAAGACGTTAGATAAGGCCCTACACCATCGTGGAGCTCACGCGAAAGCCTGCGCCTTTCATCTTCCAGACCGTTTACCAACATGCGTGTGGATTGTATTCTGGTGTTTTCATCATTATTTCTGAACTCTATCAGCTTATCCCGCATCGCCAAAAGACTTTTTCCTAACATATCATTCGGACTTTTAGGCTTAAAATCGGTATGGAGATTCATTTTTCCAATATCATCAGAGAATTTTACGGCACCCTGCAAAGAGGCTTTCAAATTGGCCAGCGCATCAAACATTTCCTTTATTTCCTTCGAATTTTTTATGAATTCATTGGTCTGGTTATAATCTCCTTCTGCCATAATCCGGAGACTTTTTTGCATGTTCTTAATGGGGTTCGTAATAAATCTTGTCAGAAAAAGAGAAAGCATAACACCCAGTAAAAAAATACCGAGAGTGAGTCCTACAAGTCTTTGCCTTAATTCTTTTAACGGAAGTGTCACCTCATCAACATCGATTTCAGACAGAATTACCATTTTTAAATTCTGAACTACTATTGGACTGTACACACTATAGACATCAATCCCTCTGTAATCCTCAAAAACACCTCTGCCATTTATCCCTTTAAAAGCATTGATTACACCTTTTGTTTTAACCAATATGGTGTAAGGGGTTTTATTGGGATAAAAACGGGATTGAGACCGCATTCTAAAATCACTGCCCACCAGATAGGATTCACCACTATCCCCCATTCCGGTACGTTCAAGGAGTATTTGTTTGATTTTATTGTAGTCTAAAACTTTAATACTTATGCCTTTTTTAGAGTTTGAGACAAAGCCTATGGTTGTCTTTTTAGCAATATGATAGGTTGTAAAATCGTAAATTCCGTTACTCTTTTTAATGCTTTCCGGAAGTTTTAAAACAGTAGTGTCAATTTTCTGTCCATACAATTCAGAAGATTCAAATCGCTCCCATTCTGATTTTAGTAAATGTTCGATCTGGTTTTGCTTGAGTGTTTTGATAGAATTTAACTGCAGCAAAATACGATCGTTCAAAACATTTGAAAACTGCTGGTACGAAGAAAAAGACAATAAAGCAATTACCAGCGCAATTAAACTATTAATTATGATCAGTATTAATGTTTTGATGTTCATTAAAATCTACTTTTAAAGATATAACCAGATTAGTATTTGTAAATATACTTCGTTTAGTGCTTTAAAAGAAACTTTGAAGCAATAGTTCTGCTAACCTCTATGTGATTCTTTAGATTTAATTAAATGTGTTATCGGCTTAACAAGGTATCGGCCTTAAAAATCAGGAAACTTTTTAGACTTTTACAATTGTAATGTCATTTTAAAAATTATGCAAAGTCTTTTTCAGACTTTGCGAAGCGTGGGGTCTTTTTTGTTTTTCTGCTTTATCCAATGCTTAACTTAGGGCTCTTTCAGACCGTTTACTTTCGGTAATATCATCCGTTGTGACGACTAATATTTCATGCTGCTTTACAGCAGTAAAACAAAACCAATACTTTATATCCCCTATTTCATATGAAGTTTCAAATTTGGCTGTGATTCCGGTTTCTGCTGCCTCAATAAATTTAGTAAGCATACCAGTCTCTTTTACCATAGGAAAAACATTGCTGCATGACTTTCCTTTATAGTCTGTATCCCCTACCCAATTAAGGATATAATTATTGAGTAGCAGAATTGAAAAGTCTTCAATCTTACCTGTGCTGTCATAAAGAGACTCTAATACTGCTATACCGTTTGATACGGAGTTAAAAACGGCCTGAAAAAGATCTTAGTTTTCTGTTAATTTCATGGATGCATTTATGACTGACTACAATTGTTCATTTTTATTACTTTTTGTGTTATCAGTCATAACGATTTAATATGAAAGAAAAAATGCGTCTTCATAGCTAAAATATAAAAAAAAGCACAAATATACAATGCCAGTAAACAAGATAAATGCGAACATTTATATAGCGTTACGTATAATTAATCT
The Flavobacterium flavigenum genome window above contains:
- a CDS encoding sensor histidine kinase, which produces MNIKTLILIIINSLIALVIALLSFSSYQQFSNVLNDRILLQLNSIKTLKQNQIEHLLKSEWERFESSELYGQKIDTTVLKLPESIKKSNGIYDFTTYHIAKKTTIGFVSNSKKGISIKVLDYNKIKQILLERTGMGDSGESYLVGSDFRMRSQSRFYPNKTPYTILVKTKGVINAFKGINGRGVFEDYRGIDVYSVYSPIVVQNLKMVILSEIDVDEVTLPLKELRQRLVGLTLGIFLLGVMLSLFLTRFITNPIKNMQKSLRIMAEGDYNQTNEFIKNSKEIKEMFDALANLKASLQGAVKFSDDIGKMNLHTDFKPKSPNDMLGKSLLAMRDKLIEFRNNDENTRIQSTRMLVNGLEDERRRLSRELHDGVGPYLTSLKYYIENRVKNELKKAEMKKIVDETISEIRLMSNALMPASIDDFGVGVTLTNFIESLKKSTNVTIEYEDLTQQDNSNITNHQAINLFRIAQELINNTLKHAGAKNIRITLSEFDEFISLFYFDDGIGFDLNTVKLGLGIINIKERVEICNGTIVINAVPGNTTFEIELPIEL
- a CDS encoding response regulator yields the protein MNKQIYNLLLADDDDDDCIFFKEALDELPLSTTLETVHDGVELMYHLGNAANLPDILFLDLNMPRKNGHECLAEIKNIEEFKNLPVIIFSTSLDSKIVDLLYDMGATHYIRKPGDFSKLKKVISGALTKASESSFKQPARAQFILQY
- a CDS encoding response regulator, producing MKEIKLIIADDHELFRNGLAELLRKHDDIKIVQSVGDGIQFMELIHTNFEADIVLLDITMPNMDGFQVLKELNNTASDIKPIVISMHNDGNYIAKCAKMGAYGYLLKNTDESELILAIRSVSLGKKYFSAEISEKMINFMSTQSISEDILSNKETEVLGLISKGLTTKEIAAQLFVSSRTIETHRANILKKLEVKNTAELIKKAAKMNLI